A single Epinephelus lanceolatus isolate andai-2023 chromosome 22, ASM4190304v1, whole genome shotgun sequence DNA region contains:
- the nat16 gene encoding histidine N-acetyltransferase isoform X2, with translation MKIDTSLTMLQLPEALSQAGLQFSVATEEDFDEIMAMSQDIYGGLDYLPTRYTSWLQETNRTVILARKQGKVIALESVCVIDNGETMLVEGLRVAPQERGKGVAGVLLRFCSELVKSKYPEVKVSRLTRDDQLGPKDFQKYRLITKQGILLVRFRAEDLKLRLSELGLGANIQSSLSTSNSSPVRLDHTAIHRLYLTTDLMQGVLPNATIIQDWQPFKPLPSNMAILLKKDIDWMVDDVSNPTVASLCTFPFRVPIGDDWYYLNIDMFGKDLDLARQQFLCHLQRHTATLMGHVMCQMFLDPPLWKPMAEFCHHTLSVELVKEYTEQCVVESDIV, from the exons ATGAAGATTGATACCAGCCTGACTATGCTCCAGCTCCCAGAGGCCCTGTCCCAGGCAGGCCTTCAGTTTTCTGTGGCCACTGAAGAGGACTTTGATGAGATCATGGCTATGAGCCAGGACATCTATGGGGGCCTTGACTACCTGCCCACTAGGTACACCAGCTGGCTGCAGGAGACCAACCGCACAGTCATATTGGCCCGCAAACAGGGAAAAGTG ATTGCTCTAGAATCGGTGTGCGTGATTGACAATGGGGAGACTATGCTGGTGGAAGGTCTGCGTGTCGCCCCTCAAGAAAGGGGCAAGGGTGTAGCAGGAGTTCTACTGCGCTTTTGCTCTGAGCTGGTGAAATCCAAGTACCCAGAGGTCAAAGTAAGCCGTTTGACCCGTGATGATCAGCTTGGACCCAAGGATTTCCAGAAGTATCGCCTTATAACCAAGCAG GGTATTCTGCTGGTGCGCTTCAGAGCTGAAGACCTCAAGCTCCGTCTGTCTGAGCTTGGTCTGGGTGCAAATATCCAATCCTCTTTGTCCACCTCCAACTCTTCTCCGGTACGTCTTGACCATACAGCTATCCACCGGCTGTATCTGACCACTGACCTGATGCAGGGGGTCCTTCCTAATGCAACCATCATTCAAGACTGGCAGCCATTCAAGCCTTTGCCCAGTAACATGGCCATCCTACTGAAGAAGGATATTGACTggatggtggatgatgtgtCCAACCCTACTGTGGCCAGCCTCTGTACCTTCCCTTTCAGGGTGCCCATTGGAGATGACTG GTATTACCTGAACATTGACATGTTTGGTAAAGACCTTGACCTGGCCCGGCAGCAGTTCTTGTGCCACCTGCAGCGCCACACTGCCACCCTGATGGGTCATGTGATGTGCCAGATGTTCCTGGACCCACCACTCTGGAAGCCCATGGCTGAATTCTGCCACCACACCTTGAGCGTGGAGCTGGTGAAGGAGTACACCGAGCAATGCGTGGTGGAGTCAGACATCGTGTAG
- the nat16 gene encoding histidine N-acetyltransferase isoform X1 — translation MILVSMFSSHQQDNLLKTCYFKMKIDTSLTMLQLPEALSQAGLQFSVATEEDFDEIMAMSQDIYGGLDYLPTRYTSWLQETNRTVILARKQGKVIALESVCVIDNGETMLVEGLRVAPQERGKGVAGVLLRFCSELVKSKYPEVKVSRLTRDDQLGPKDFQKYRLITKQGILLVRFRAEDLKLRLSELGLGANIQSSLSTSNSSPVRLDHTAIHRLYLTTDLMQGVLPNATIIQDWQPFKPLPSNMAILLKKDIDWMVDDVSNPTVASLCTFPFRVPIGDDWYYLNIDMFGKDLDLARQQFLCHLQRHTATLMGHVMCQMFLDPPLWKPMAEFCHHTLSVELVKEYTEQCVVESDIV, via the exons ATGATTTTGGTGTCCATGTTCTCATCACACCAACAGGATAATCTTCTGAAGACATG TTATTTCAAGATGAAGATTGATACCAGCCTGACTATGCTCCAGCTCCCAGAGGCCCTGTCCCAGGCAGGCCTTCAGTTTTCTGTGGCCACTGAAGAGGACTTTGATGAGATCATGGCTATGAGCCAGGACATCTATGGGGGCCTTGACTACCTGCCCACTAGGTACACCAGCTGGCTGCAGGAGACCAACCGCACAGTCATATTGGCCCGCAAACAGGGAAAAGTG ATTGCTCTAGAATCGGTGTGCGTGATTGACAATGGGGAGACTATGCTGGTGGAAGGTCTGCGTGTCGCCCCTCAAGAAAGGGGCAAGGGTGTAGCAGGAGTTCTACTGCGCTTTTGCTCTGAGCTGGTGAAATCCAAGTACCCAGAGGTCAAAGTAAGCCGTTTGACCCGTGATGATCAGCTTGGACCCAAGGATTTCCAGAAGTATCGCCTTATAACCAAGCAG GGTATTCTGCTGGTGCGCTTCAGAGCTGAAGACCTCAAGCTCCGTCTGTCTGAGCTTGGTCTGGGTGCAAATATCCAATCCTCTTTGTCCACCTCCAACTCTTCTCCGGTACGTCTTGACCATACAGCTATCCACCGGCTGTATCTGACCACTGACCTGATGCAGGGGGTCCTTCCTAATGCAACCATCATTCAAGACTGGCAGCCATTCAAGCCTTTGCCCAGTAACATGGCCATCCTACTGAAGAAGGATATTGACTggatggtggatgatgtgtCCAACCCTACTGTGGCCAGCCTCTGTACCTTCCCTTTCAGGGTGCCCATTGGAGATGACTG GTATTACCTGAACATTGACATGTTTGGTAAAGACCTTGACCTGGCCCGGCAGCAGTTCTTGTGCCACCTGCAGCGCCACACTGCCACCCTGATGGGTCATGTGATGTGCCAGATGTTCCTGGACCCACCACTCTGGAAGCCCATGGCTGAATTCTGCCACCACACCTTGAGCGTGGAGCTGGTGAAGGAGTACACCGAGCAATGCGTGGTGGAGTCAGACATCGTGTAG